In Alicyclobacillus macrosporangiidus CPP55, a single window of DNA contains:
- a CDS encoding RraA family protein, translated as MAPSEGGSRAKIGTHQPREVGAMPEVDLAIVDGWRRIPGLSSSISDILDELGYATAVAATHLPSRLPGRCVVGRAVTVRYLPERRSREHAEDGLIHKSAMAIAAQGDVLVVEGDGVGLWSVFGGLAAHRAVACGIAGVVVDGAVRDLDQISALQLPVWSRGVTSVTGRGRLEGVGINVPIRVAGVQVRPGDVVVADDSGVCFVPPEVLAEVGRRLRDLTDEEAKILQSR; from the coding sequence ATGGCGCCAAGTGAGGGAGGTTCTCGGGCGAAAATCGGCACGCACCAGCCCCGTGAGGTCGGTGCGATGCCGGAGGTCGATTTGGCCATCGTCGATGGATGGCGACGAATTCCCGGCCTGTCTTCCAGCATATCTGACATTCTCGACGAGTTGGGATACGCGACGGCCGTCGCGGCGACCCATCTGCCAAGCCGACTGCCTGGGCGCTGTGTGGTGGGCCGGGCGGTGACCGTACGCTACCTGCCAGAACGTCGGTCGCGAGAGCATGCGGAGGATGGATTGATCCACAAGTCCGCGATGGCGATCGCAGCTCAAGGAGACGTGTTGGTGGTGGAAGGCGACGGGGTCGGGCTATGGTCCGTATTCGGCGGCTTGGCGGCACACCGTGCGGTTGCGTGTGGGATCGCCGGGGTGGTCGTGGATGGTGCCGTGCGCGACCTGGATCAGATCTCCGCTCTTCAACTGCCGGTCTGGTCACGCGGGGTGACATCCGTTACGGGCCGTGGCCGGTTGGAGGGGGTCGGTATCAACGTGCCGATTCGAGTGGCGGGTGTCCAGGTACGGCCGGGCGACGTCGTAGTGGCGGATGACAGCGGTGTCTGTTTCGTGCCGCCAGAGGTATTGGCCGAGGTCGGTCGGCGCCTGCGCGACCTGACCGACGAAGAGGCGAAGATCCTGCAATCCAGGTGA
- a CDS encoding UbiX family flavin prenyltransferase produces the protein MRLIVGMTGATGAILGIRTLEVMRELGIETHLILSKWAEATIHLETDWSLADVKRLASRVYASTDQAAAVSSGSFPVDGMVVVPCSMKTLASIRIGFADNLITRAADVTLKERRRLVLVPRETPLSAIHLENMLRLAELGVSIVPPMPAFYTRPASVDDLVDHTVARVLDQFGIQTQLTKRWKVEEAPE, from the coding sequence ATGCGCTTAATCGTCGGAATGACCGGTGCCACGGGAGCCATTCTGGGGATTCGCACACTCGAGGTCATGCGCGAGTTGGGAATCGAAACCCACCTGATCCTCAGCAAATGGGCGGAGGCGACGATTCACCTCGAGACCGACTGGTCCCTGGCGGACGTGAAGCGATTGGCTTCCCGTGTCTACGCGTCGACCGACCAGGCGGCCGCGGTGTCCAGTGGATCGTTTCCGGTGGACGGTATGGTCGTTGTGCCGTGCAGCATGAAGACGCTTGCAAGTATTCGCATCGGATTTGCTGACAATCTGATCACGCGGGCGGCCGATGTCACCTTAAAGGAGCGGCGCAGGCTTGTGCTGGTTCCGCGGGAGACGCCGCTGAGTGCCATCCATCTTGAGAACATGCTGCGGCTGGCGGAGTTAGGTGTGTCCATCGTGCCCCCCATGCCGGCGTTCTACACCCGGCCCGCGAGTGTCGATGACTTGGTCGATCACACGGTCGCGCGGGTGCTGGACCAGTTTGGCATCCAGACGCAGCTGACCAAACGGTGGAAAGTGGAAGAAGCGCCGGAGTGA
- a CDS encoding RidA family protein has product MKESIRTEAAPQPFGPYSQAVKAGNRIYVSGQRPIDVKTGEMPADIAGQARQVLKNVQAILQAAGATLDDVVKVNVYLADLNDFAAFNSVYAEFFHEPYPARTTIGAALRGILVEVDVIAELT; this is encoded by the coding sequence TTGAAGGAATCCATACGCACGGAGGCAGCACCCCAGCCCTTCGGACCGTACTCGCAGGCCGTCAAGGCAGGGAATCGCATTTACGTGTCTGGACAGCGACCCATCGATGTGAAGACGGGGGAGATGCCCGCTGATATTGCGGGACAGGCTCGACAGGTGCTGAAGAACGTCCAAGCCATTTTACAGGCAGCTGGCGCCACGCTGGACGACGTCGTCAAGGTGAACGTCTACTTGGCGGACCTGAATGATTTTGCCGCCTTCAATTCGGTGTATGCGGAGTTCTTTCACGAGCCCTATCCCGCCCGCACGACCATTGGGGCGGCTCTGCGCGGCATTCTGGTGGAGGTCGACGTGATTGCGGAACTGACCTGA
- a CDS encoding DUF1284 domain-containing protein, whose translation MFRLRGHHLLCLLGYRGMGYSAEYTENMTRLHSTLRMHPETQVELVAGPDDLCRHFPDDQPYHCEEQTVHERDTAVLERMGLKPGDRLPWRTLEDRLATAFIPGDIPRLCSTCPWLGYGVCEDGVRRLRRGEGLYPVQASGAAGERRPGA comes from the coding sequence TTGTTTCGCTTACGCGGCCATCACCTGTTGTGCCTGCTCGGCTACCGGGGAATGGGCTACTCGGCGGAGTACACGGAAAACATGACGCGACTGCACTCGACGTTGCGCATGCATCCAGAGACCCAGGTGGAACTGGTGGCGGGGCCGGACGATCTGTGCCGGCACTTTCCCGATGACCAGCCCTACCACTGCGAGGAGCAAACCGTGCACGAGCGGGACACGGCGGTGTTGGAGAGGATGGGATTGAAGCCGGGGGATCGACTGCCGTGGCGCACGCTGGAAGATCGGTTGGCGACGGCCTTTATCCCGGGGGACATCCCTCGCCTCTGCAGCACCTGCCCGTGGCTCGGCTACGGCGTGTGCGAGGACGGAGTCCGCCGGCTGCGCCGGGGCGAGGGGCTGTATCCGGTACAAGCGAGCGGCGCAGCGGGGGAAAGGCGGCCCGGCGCATGA